In Lathamus discolor isolate bLatDis1 chromosome 1, bLatDis1.hap1, whole genome shotgun sequence, the following are encoded in one genomic region:
- the SLC10A4 gene encoding sodium/bile acid cotransporter 4 yields MAGSAQPPTAAGAGGLDGGSLAGGGEAFADRSLSQGLSVLVGLALCVTMLGLGCAVELGQLGYQLRRPVGLLLALLGQFVAMPLLAFLLALIFALDEVAAVAVLLCGCCPGGNLSNLMSVLVDGDMNLSIIMTASSTLLALFLMPLCLWIYSRPWINTAVVQLLPLGAVSLTLGSTLLPIGLGVLIRYRYPRAADLLVKISLWSLLVTLVILFILTGTMLGPDLMAHIPASVYAIAVLMPLAGYALGYGLATVFKMPPHCRRTVSLETGCQNVQLCTAILKLTFPPELIGSMYMFPLLYALFQSAEAGLFVLVYKMYGRDSYKQDMLGEEEDTDISYRKLKEEEVADTSYGTVTTEEHNSIQMEPTQTAL; encoded by the exons ATGGCAGGCTCCGCGCAGCCCCCGAcggcggcgggggccggcgGCCTCGACGGCGGGTCGCTGGCGGGGGGCGGCGAGGCTTTCGCGGACCGCTCCCTCAGCCAGGGCTTGAGCGTGCTGGTGGGGCTGGCGCTCTGCGTGACCATGCTGGGGTTGGGCTGTGCCgtggagctggggcagctggGGTACCAGCTGCGGCGGCccgtggggctgctgctggcgcTGCTGGGGCAGTTCGTGGCCATGCCGCTGCTGGCCTTTCTCCTCGCCCTCATCTTCGCCCTGGATGAAGTAGCGGCCgtagctgtgctgctgtgcggcTGCTGTCCCGGGGGCAACCTCTCCAACCTCATGTCGGTGCTCGTCGACGGGGACATGAACCTCAG CATTATCATGACGGCCTCCTCCACGCTCCTGGCTCTCTTCCTGATGCCCCTCTGCCTCTGGATCTACAGCCGGCCCTGGATCAATACTGCCGTGGTGCAGCTGCTGCCCCTGGGCGCGGTGAGCCTCACGCTAGGCAGCACCCTCCTGCCCATCGGCCTCGGGGTGCTCATCCGGTACCGGTACCCCCGCGCCGCCGACCTCCTGGTGAAG ATTTCCCTGTGGTCCCTCTTGGTGACTCTGGTGATCCTGTTCATCCTGACTGGTACAATGCTGGGCCCAGATCTGATGGCACATATTCCTGCGTCTGTCTACGCCATTGCGGTGCTGATGCCCCTAGCGGGGTACGCCTTGGGATACGGCTTAGCCACGGTCTTTAAAATGCCCCCACACTGCAGGAGAACAGTGTCTTTGGAAACAGGGtgccaaaacgtccagctctgcACCGCCATCCTCAAACTCACCTTCCCCCCGGAGCTCATCGGGAGCATGTACATGTTTCCCTTGCTTTATGCGCTTTTTCAGTCGGCAGAAGCGGGACTCTTTGTGCTGGTATACAAGATGTATGGGAGAGACAGCTACAAACAAGATATGCTCGGTGAGGAGGAAGACACAGATATATCCTACAGGAAACTGAAGGAAGAGGAGGTTGCCGATACTTCATATGGCACAGTGACCACGGAGGAGCACAACTCCATTCAGATGGAGCCGACGCAGACAGCGCTTTAG
- the ZAR1 gene encoding zygote arrest protein 1 isoform X2, which translates to MAEEAMESYLYAAYHPYSYRYPPPKGKGGPAGGWRPRGSSYFSGYGEAAAAAEYFDNYQRAQLKAILSQVNPNLTPRLRKANTKEVGVQVNPRQDASVQCSLGPRTLLRRRPDPPGGSRPLPAERELPREQEQGSPATTSTRAVRFPRTMAVYSPMASRRLTAFLEEPERRPQQQEKVAAAVEEEAAALRKEREAEAAAVRESWENPPEGDAEPLEQRPAATAELPAAEPEGSQVEKKEEAAAAPQKREPAAGKTRLRFQFLEQKYGYYHCKDCNIRWESAYVWCVQGTNKVYFRQFCRTCQKSYNPYHVEDITCQSCKQTRCTCPVKMRHVDPKRPHRQDLCGRCKGKRLSCDSTFSFKYII; encoded by the exons ATGGCAGAGGAGGCGATGGAGAGCTACCTGTACGCTGCCTACCACCCCTACTCCTACCGCTATCCGCCGCCCAAGGGCAAGGGGGGGCCGGCGGGCGGCTGGAGGCCGCGGGGCAGCAGCTACTTCTCGGGCTATGGGGAGGCGGCAGCGGCCGCCGAGTACTTCGACAACTACCAGCGGGCGCAGCTGAAGGCCATCCTCTCCCAGGTCAACCCCAACCTGACGCCGCGGCTCCGCAAGGCCAACACCAAGGAGGTGGGCGTCCAGGTGAACCCGCGGCAGGACGCCTCGGTGCAGTGCTCGCTCGGGCCCCGCACGCTGCTGCGCCGCCGTCCCGACCCCCCCGGCGGGTCGCGGCCCCTGCCGGCGGAGCGGGAGCTGCCgcgggagcaggagcagggcagccccGCCACCACCAGCACCCGCGCCGTCCGTTTCCCCCGCACCATGGCCGTCTACTCGCCCATGGCGTCCCGCAGACTCACCGCCTTCTTGGAGGAGCCGGAGCGGCGGccgcagcagcaggagaaggtggCGGCGGCCGTCGAGGAGGAGGCGGCCGCGCTGCGGAAAGAACGAGAGGCGGAGGCGGCCGCCGTGCGGGAGAGCTGGGAGAACCCCCCCGAGGGCGACGCCGAGCCCTTGGAGCAGCGTCCGGCTGCgaccgcggagctgccggcggCGGAGCCGGAGGGCAGCCAGgtggagaaaaaggaggaggcggcggccgcCCCGCAGAAGCGGGAGCCGGCGGCTGGCAAGACCCGGCTGCGCTTCCAG TTCCTGGAGCAGAAGTACGGCTACTACCACTGCAAGGACTGCAACATCCGCTGGGAGAGCGCCTACGTCTGGTGCGTCCAGGGCACCAACAAG GTCTATTTCCGGCAGTTTTGCCGGACCTGCCAGAAGTCCTACAACCCGTACCATGTGGAGGACATCACCTGCCAG AGCTGCAAGCAGACCCGGTGCACCTGCCCGGTGAAGATGCGCCATGTGGACCCCAAGCGGCCGCACCGCCAGGATCTCTGCGGGAGGTGCAAAGGGAAGCGCCTGTCCTGCGATAGCACGTTCAGCTTCAAATACATCATCTGA
- the ZAR1 gene encoding zygote arrest protein 1 isoform X1 translates to MAEEAMESYLYAAYHPYSYRYPPPKGKGGPAGGWRPRGSSYFSGYGEAAAAAEYFDNYQRAQLKAILSQVNPNLTPRLRKANTKEVGVQVNPRQDASVQCSLGPRTLLRRRPDPPGGSRPLPAERELPREQEQGSPATTSTRAVRFPRTMAVYSPMASRRLTAFLEEPERRPQQQEKVAAAVEEEAAALRKEREAEAAAVRESWENPPEGDAEPLEQRPAATAELPAAEPEGSQVEKKEEAAAAPQKREPAAGKTRLRFQFLEQKYGYYHCKDCNIRWESAYVWCVQGTNKVYFRQFCRTCQKSYNPYHVEDITCQVRDPQHRPGPGRPPPGRPQPPPPAELQADPVHLPGEDAPCGPQAAAPPGSLREVQREAPVLR, encoded by the exons ATGGCAGAGGAGGCGATGGAGAGCTACCTGTACGCTGCCTACCACCCCTACTCCTACCGCTATCCGCCGCCCAAGGGCAAGGGGGGGCCGGCGGGCGGCTGGAGGCCGCGGGGCAGCAGCTACTTCTCGGGCTATGGGGAGGCGGCAGCGGCCGCCGAGTACTTCGACAACTACCAGCGGGCGCAGCTGAAGGCCATCCTCTCCCAGGTCAACCCCAACCTGACGCCGCGGCTCCGCAAGGCCAACACCAAGGAGGTGGGCGTCCAGGTGAACCCGCGGCAGGACGCCTCGGTGCAGTGCTCGCTCGGGCCCCGCACGCTGCTGCGCCGCCGTCCCGACCCCCCCGGCGGGTCGCGGCCCCTGCCGGCGGAGCGGGAGCTGCCgcgggagcaggagcagggcagccccGCCACCACCAGCACCCGCGCCGTCCGTTTCCCCCGCACCATGGCCGTCTACTCGCCCATGGCGTCCCGCAGACTCACCGCCTTCTTGGAGGAGCCGGAGCGGCGGccgcagcagcaggagaaggtggCGGCGGCCGTCGAGGAGGAGGCGGCCGCGCTGCGGAAAGAACGAGAGGCGGAGGCGGCCGCCGTGCGGGAGAGCTGGGAGAACCCCCCCGAGGGCGACGCCGAGCCCTTGGAGCAGCGTCCGGCTGCgaccgcggagctgccggcggCGGAGCCGGAGGGCAGCCAGgtggagaaaaaggaggaggcggcggccgcCCCGCAGAAGCGGGAGCCGGCGGCTGGCAAGACCCGGCTGCGCTTCCAG TTCCTGGAGCAGAAGTACGGCTACTACCACTGCAAGGACTGCAACATCCGCTGGGAGAGCGCCTACGTCTGGTGCGTCCAGGGCACCAACAAG GTCTATTTCCGGCAGTTTTGCCGGACCTGCCAGAAGTCCTACAACCCGTACCATGTGGAGGACATCACCTGCCAGGTAAGGGACCCCCAGCACCGCCCCGGCCCGGGCCGCCCGCCGCCCGGCCGCCCACAGCCGCCTCCTCCCGCAGAGCTGCAAGCAGACCCGGTGCACCTGCCCGGTGAAGATGCGCCATGTGGACCCCAAGCGGCCGCACCGCCAGGATCTCTGCGGGAGGTGCAAAGGGAAGCGCCTGTCCTGCGATAG